The Vespa velutina chromosome 15, iVesVel2.1, whole genome shotgun sequence DNA window taaaaaaggagaaattttttaacttgGCAAGAAATTGAACCCACGGTGTCATTTCTAACATAAAACAAGGTGGAACATCCATAAAGTGACAAGTTATATCAATTACTTCGAAATCAGGATCAtcctaaataaataatatatagtaataaattaacTAAATTTATACCctactatataaataagattttagGAATTTGCCATATCAATACTTTCAAATCCATGGttaattctaaataaaagCTAATAGCTTTGGTTACTACATTAGCTGTatacttataaattttatcatcaatCCAATCTTTTTTCGCATCTTTAAACATTATTCCAGTTAGGTGATGTGAAAAAtcacataatttattattttcttccaatGAAGATTTATTCATATAGTCTTCTTTTGCATTTCTGTAAAAACaacaattgtataatattaacattattaaaaattcttatatatttatctataaataaagaaaaaaatatatatatgtaaatatatatatatatatatatagtactcGGCCAAAGAAGATAATTGTTGATGTCCAATGCTTTCTTGCTCTTTGAGTTCTTTTTCCAAAGCAGATGTTTCTTTAAggagttttatttttattcgttctaaTTCggcattttccatttttcatcACAACTTCTAATGAactaataaacaataaaaataatttcagatTTTACTTGCAACCTATTCAAATTGTTTACTTCGCAGAGTAACCATACAGTAACCATCTATTGGCAAGATTAGTAATCATATAGATTAATTTTCGCaaacttttgaaaattaaaatctctGGATGGAAAATTGTATCAATAATTAACaatcaaaatatatcttatatatactatttttagATGTATCAACAGataatatttggaaaaaaattcgGCGaggttaagaaaaattttattaacaaaaaatatattatttaaataacgatCACGAAAAATTggcataaaaattaatacgccCAACGcggtgtaaaaatattattggtaAACATTTTGTGGAAACAATGCGCGGGCGAATCAAACTAcaaggaatttttttcttctttatataattttttttaaataaattattaagattatcaTGTAGAAgatggaaatatttataaatattctcaaaGATAAAGGtgtttcttatatttaaatgcATTTGTAAATAGTATTTAAGAAGAACAAAGGAGGACGTTTCATtcacataaatacgtatacaCTTCCGGCTGAAATAGTACTAATCGTTCGGCCATCTGCCAATGCAGCGTCTAAAGCCACGTCATATTTAGATGCGTTAAGAGATTGGTGCACTGTGTGGTTTTATCCTTTGTGTGAAGGAATTAGTGATTAGTAAACGAAGATATGAACATTTTTCGCCTCTTAGGTGACTTATCGCACCTTTTAGCCATTATTATAttgctattaaaaatatggaaaACACGAAGTTGTGCCGGTTTGTATTGTCGTCTTTCAATACTAACcatgatatattaatgatttctctatctaatattttattccttttaacacgtttttattgattattcttcaatattcaatatttatttataatttatttaatacaaatgatatataGGTATCAGCGGAAAATCGCAAATATTATTTGCACTAGTTTACACGACACGATATCTAGATCTGGTAAACACATACATTTCAGCCTACAACACTTTTATGAagattatatttctctcaGCATCATATACAACGATTTATCTAATGTATATGAAATTTAAGGCTACATATGATCATAATCATGATACTttcaggtatatatatatatatatatatacatatatatatacacatacatatatatatatatatatataatctttaacaGTTTATGATTATAAACTACACTTTGCGTGTTTCatgttttattaacaaataatgtGTGTCTTGTATGTTTCAGAATTGAATTTTTAGTTCTACCTACCTTTGTACTAGCTTTATTGATCAATCATGAACCATCGGTTGTAGAAGTTTTATGGACCTTTAGCATTTATTTGGAGTCTTTCGCAATATTACCACAATTATTTCTTGTCTCCAAAACAGGCGAAGCAGAGAGCATTACCAGTCATTATCTCTTTGCTTTAGGTACCTATAGAggcttatatttattaaattgggtttaccgttattatgcaGAAGATCATTATGATTTGATCGCAATTGTCGCTGGCTTGGTTCAAACAGTTCTTTATTGTGATTTTTTCTACCTCTATATTACCAAAGTACTGAAAGGCAAAAAGCTACAGCTACCTGCTTAACCGGATCCTAACATACTTCTTTGAAAGTACATCAAACTGCCTGTCAGTCACAACATAATCatcatttgaattttattaagagTTGATTATATTTGACAGAAGTATGCACACGCACACGAGTATGCCTCCAAATTTCCTGAAATTCCGAGttattcattattcattatcacgcatgatttataatcattttttgtaGTATTCATGTTTTCTACATTGTTACTAAATTTTATAAGACATGAAATCCTgcataaaaatgtattctcGCGCATCAAAACTGCATTTGGCACCTTTGTATTATAAAGAAGAGATACTTATGTGACAATGTATAGGTccatataagatataaaagaagtgAAGTTGGATATTGGATAGACCAGTCAGGAAAATAGAAGTGTAACTATTGTCTGTAAcatttaaattgttataacttttattaattaaatatgactatcataatatagaatagtttagtttattaatttaaataaactatAGGTGATATACAGGTATTTTGTAATTTCCACCAGAGAAGTATTTCTTGAAAAGTGAAGTGCAAAATGGTTATACTTtgcattgtaaaattattaaattggtaaaacgtattatttaaataagcagaaactaaaatagaataaagttcaaaataattctataattttttttattatccaacatcatttatgaaaattattgtacaagtGTCTTATTGAACGAGAAACTATGaagaaatacatatagatTAATAGTATaatcttagaaaaataaaaaagaaagaagacttgatttacaaatattgatttattgttAAACTGAATGACTACATCGCAAagcaatatattttactaaatCTGTAAAATGAATTGCTTCTGCAAGAGTCGTGGATCTATTCGTAATGTGTATTATGCCATTTTTGAGACTAGTCTGACCTACAATGACAACAAAAGGAACTAGGCACATTTCAATTACTTCTTTTGTATTCACTAATATAGTTTCAAAACCTTTTGTTctaagtatattatttaaatatattataaaacgacTTAACTTCTCTGTATCTGAATCTGTttcattactttctttttcaatgcaAAAAGCAACTTTATATGGTGAAATCTTTGGATGTAACAATATTTGATTAGATTTACCATCTTCATAACTGTCAGAAAGTAATGCCAAACAACCCCAATCTAAGGAAGCAACATGTTCAATTATATGCACATCGGTAATATCATATTTAGAATTTGTAGCCTGCAAATAGATTAATTAGGTAACTATTTTTCTAAGTTATATGGATTTTACATATTTGTTATATGAATAAGACAATACCTCTACAAATAGTTTGTGTACATCGTGTTGATAAATAATGGACTCTACAATTATATTaccaaaaggaaataatacttcaatgtcaattatttcacgattttttagttttctcgATTCTGTAAGTAGAAATGTTGAAGGGTTTTGACTAAGCTTGCGCCACcacattttcctttctctttgttttttataaaataaatcttttgatTGAGATTTATGTGCAAATGTAATAGCCTTTGCAATTTTATGAGAGGTCACTTTACAATCTAATGGCCAAATTAATTGATTCCAAGAAGTTTTGGAATCTTCTATCATAGCAAGTCCATAAggtatttcatttatattcatattatttagtACTTGTACAGTATGTTTAATCCTATTTGTTGTAGTTACAAAAACATTGTATGGTGACATAGTGACACAATGTAAAAACCAATGTGCCTCCAGATTTCTAAGAAGCATATTACCTTGCAATCCATAAGTGAATCCATTTTTAGAGAAGTTTATGAACGTTGTACCTATAGTTTTTAGAACATGTTCTATACTCATGATTTATTCTTAAGATTTTGCAAAGGtactataaaatattcttcttctaaaaCTGctgcattttttaaaatttcccGACGATTATTAATGTCCAGCACCTTGTCCtctcgtaaatataaattattctcttcTAAAGGATTGTACAGTGGTTGAACTTCTTCAGGTATTTCAAAATTTCGTAAACGTTCGGAAAAATTCACAGCTGCTTTTAAGGTCGCAATACCACGATCATTATCATATCCAATTAAGGATAATTTTTCAagtttatttatcgtttctttatttataatagacTCGCTAATCTTGGCTTGATCTAATTTCTTGAGCACTGTACTTTCGCAAGTATTTATATGTCGGTAAGATgctatttttaatcttaaaaatgaattacatCTGCATCGATGAAGTTGCAATAAAATATCCATTTAATCACTTATTATTaacatcaaagaaaaaattcaaacatACTAATCCATCGGCACTTATTTCAATAATGCAAGCAACCCAACTTCGGAAGACTGGACACGCATTGTTATAGGTATCGTATGTATCTATTGTGCCATCTATCATTCAATCATGTAACCTTGAATCTTtctaaatacatgtatatttaatcTGAATATGATATCccaaataattagaaaattttacgtGTTAAtatgataagaaatattttcttatttatcaattaactTATTAACTTTCAATTCTACTTCCTTTCCAATATTTGGACAAGTTTCGAAAAATTAACATTTCTAACGTCATTTTCTTCATCGACCAGAAATCAAATTTGAATTTGTGTTCATAGTAtttgaaagtaatataaatatttccaattttaacgtacatttatatttataacattttacattgacattattattcgtttatcctatatatcaaataatttgtttaaacaaatttagaaaaaaatgcgTAATCATCTATTTATgtgcaataaataattatttctttattgcaAATGCATGCAATAGGTAGTTCAATCCTGAATTGAGATAGATAGGATggcataattaaattaaaaatatatagattttctttAGGATTTGTTATTACATGATTTCCAAGTTTATTTGGTTCTTTTTTGTAGACTTCTGGAAGATTTATGACATTTATACGTGATGGACATTTCTCTTTaactaaaaatgaaaacgcTTTGGGAATATAATGcaaattttgttatttgatatattcaaCAAAATGCTTGTATATTAGGCAAGCAACGCACATCATTTTAGTGCATTTTATTCGGATCGTTAATAATTTACTGTTAATATTACAAgcgtttctatttttctttctctttttttttttttttttgtatgtatgaTTATGCggcaattaattattgttcatTAAATCTGTCTACATTATCGTATATCATATACTTTtcatatattcacatataaataattatccaaGGATTAACTTTTGTATTATggtataaaatatcgataacgttgcatttatgaaatatatcaatgttttaaatcataatatcGCTATGAAagcaataacaaaataattaatgattaagtttcctaataatagcgatattgcCGAGCgtgaaattttcaatagaattttatacTTTTGCATGGCACAAAGCAGTATACATTAAGATAAATACTGGGTTCTCACACACTATgcacttttatatatctataacaaTATCGAATTCTCTAGcacgattttattttcctctggattctttctttctttctcacgcaTTTATTCGTCTCATTCACtcattcgtcttttttttctccgcgTGCGGCACATGAATCCATGTGTGCGTAAAAAAGAGACATATTTCATCGCATCGATACGTATATGTCAATGATTATTAGAAGCTTCATTCAGAAATATACGATTGCTACATTAATTCTATAACACATCTATCTTTTGTTCATTTcacaacataaataatttatattcattatttgtcAGTCAATTTCAGTTCTTCCTTAAACTTGTTTACaatatatcgattttcattaaaactattaattaaaactGAAATTGTTTTCTAGGTTTTTATAGTGAGCATTACAAAATGTTTTTAACTTAAAATATAGCAATTGTGGCTTCAGTACTCAATGATTGCATATGAGCATATAGGTGTACCTCAATAGACGCAATAAACTTGCATTAATAcgcaaattaaaattatgattatttatctCTACTTGTTGCAAAATCACGAGTATTATGAAATttacagtattattattttactttatcttgATTAACGTTTGCAGGAGACATCCTTTATCATAAGTATTATAGCAACAGTAGTTTATCCATACAATCATAACTTCGatactatattaatatcatgaaATGATATAGacaacaattatatatatatacattagatATAATTCATCGTTACTGCGAAATTAACAACTAATGATGTGATCAGGATAAACACGTTCCTGTATTTTAAATGGTTAATATCTTAAATCAAACACAAAAATACAATCTGAACACCTTATTCTTTGGGATATATTAAGAGACCAAAAATTTAGTTAAATGGCATTCTCATATCATCGTTGTCCTAAGAGTTTACATGCAACTAATAtaattgcatttatttatcaaatgtaTCTTGAGCAATCTACAAGATATTGACTCATTAACAGTGTGTTTAAAGCTAATTACAAAACTCCTTAATTGGATAGAAGTTTTAAACGATCATAGATTTACAACATCAGTTTAACCTAATGctagtataatttttaaaatagcaAAAACTGTATCAACATTTCAgtgctgttttttttttactaaagaATTGCTTGTTAACTTTTTCCttatatgtaattttcatttcttaataACAGGATAGATTACAACAATATAAGAACTTTTCAAGTTATTGTTTAAAGGTAAACAATGTATACAGTACATATTACAAATGACTGCTATCAGAAAGATTTCAAGTATTATCTTGAcgttattcataaatttatattaacagTATACATAAAGAGAATTTTCAACAGGCTTAAATCTGCATTGGTTTCTATACTGATACGTATATGAATTCTCTCAATATTCATACATCATCTTATTGTCGATCCAATAATATGCCattctatcctttttatatatttaaatttaactgCCTTGTTGAGTCATGTGTATACATGTAGCTTATGATTTATTAGgacaatattatcaatattattttagaatttatcATTGCAAAATcgcaattaatttcataagatTTTAATGTATTAGATAAGCTGATAAAATACAATgaataggaagaaagaggagaaacgtTCTCAAACATTCATcatgatttaaaaattcagTGAAAAAGCATTATTATACAAGCCTTTGGTTTCAACAGAAATCAcgagaattttcttctttttaaagttGGTTACagtataaatcatatttacgAAAATGTGTGATCccataataacaacaacaacaataataataataataataataataataataataataataataataataataataataataaaaataataaaaataataaaataatgacaataataataatagttataataataatggtaaattaaatattaattatacatatgtttatacgtaatcttaaaaataaaattcttcacTAATTTATCTTAAAACACTGATGGTAATTttgaaatcatatatattttttatctgttACTTCTTTAAAAAGTCAGTAAGTCattggattaaaaaatatactacTTGGTAAATCATAGTATAAATTATCgcaatgaagaaaataattttattttccagaTTTGTCTCGTTTACTTAGTTCAAGAACAAGAGCTAATTCAGCTTCTTCTTGTTCCTTGAGCCTAcgtctttcttcttcagtTTTTAGACTTTGCTTAGCTGCCCAAGCAAGCTGTTCATCTTCTGTTAATGCAAGAGGTGCCGTACCATTCCAAATATTATCAAcatcatttttcgtttttttatcattaagaTTTAGTTTAACACTTAAATTATGCGCTATTTCCTGTGCTTGCCATCTTCCACTTTTGTCACATTTGTTAGAAAATGCTTCATCGATATCGATTGTTTTGGTTTTGTCATTAGAGAAAGCATCCGCTTCagatgattttatattcctaTTTCGATCAGAAAAGGCTTTACCAAAATCAGCATCAAACCCTTTTACTAAGGAGTTCTTAGTATTTGATACTGATGTAGATTCAAATCCAAATGGATCCACCATGCTCATTGTGGTATTTTTGTTTGCGTTATAATCCTCTACTTCGTCGGAGAAAGGGTCTGTTATATTAAATGGATCTTCATATCGATAATTTCGGAAGGGATCTTCTGTGAAGTCCGGCAGCTTCGATATTAGTGTTACTGC harbors:
- the LOC124954308 gene encoding uncharacterized protein LOC124954308 encodes the protein MENAELERIKIKLLKETSALEKELKEQESIGHQQLSSLAENAKEDYMNKSSLEENNKLCDFSHHLTGIMFKDAKKDWIDDKIYKYTANVVTKAISFYLELTMDLKDDPDFEVIDITCHFMDVPPCFMLEMTPWVQFLAKLKNFSFFMSAISDYSQYNVLRNKIVNSLHTNNYINFYDHEEGNGGILLDLRSPKNPDQIYLKYQWSLKFFEKTCHIEHYFTINATEFGMEFVEANTSLLKQFCKLNLKKKDLIELWAQLCTAIDIYEDKNI
- the LOC124954309 gene encoding ER lumen protein-retaining receptor produces the protein MNIFRLLGDLSHLLAIIILLLKIWKTRSCAGISGKSQILFALVYTTRYLDLVNTYISAYNTFMKIIFLSASYTTIYLMYMKFKATYDHNHDTFRIEFLVLPTFVLALLINHEPSVVEVLWTFSIYLESFAILPQLFLVSKTGEAESITSHYLFALGTYRGLYLLNWVYRYYAEDHYDLIAIVAGLVQTVLYCDFFYLYITKVLKGKKLQLPA
- the LOC124954307 gene encoding DNA polymerase subunit gamma-2, mitochondrial is translated as MSIEHVLKTIGTTFINFSKNGFTYGLQGNMLLRNLEAHWFLHCVTMSPYNVFVTTTNRIKHTVQVLNNMNINEIPYGLAMIEDSKTSWNQLIWPLDCKVTSHKIAKAITFAHKSQSKDLFYKKQRERKMWWRKLSQNPSTFLLTESRKLKNREIIDIEVLFPFGNIIVESIIYQHDVHKLFVEATNSKYDITDVHIIEHVASLDWGCLALLSDSYEDGKSNQILLHPKISPYKVAFCIEKESNETDSDTEKLSRFIIYLNNILRTKGFETILVNTKEVIEMCLVPFVVIVGQTSLKNGIIHITNRSTTLAEAIHFTDLVKYIALRCSHSV
- the LOC124954310 gene encoding glutamyl-tRNA(Gln) amidotransferase subunit C, mitochondrial — translated: MDILLQLHRCRCNSFLRLKIASYRHINTCESTVLKKLDQAKISESIINKETINKLEKLSLIGYDNDRGIATLKAAVNFSERLRNFEIPEEVQPLYNPLEENNLYLREDKVLDINNRREILKNAAVLEEEYFIVPLQNLKNKS